From a single Nothobranchius furzeri strain GRZ-AD chromosome 7, NfurGRZ-RIMD1, whole genome shotgun sequence genomic region:
- the polq gene encoding DNA polymerase theta isoform X1 gives MTSGPQKKKIYLGQHQIKKKTSILGNNEASDGEKLQKTCYLPDKTNKSHISRNSFTGGRPAVEFGESTLAIDEELMQVLDAVDHSTAVKNKACSVNRHDVEEPAATSAVCDLPQPQAPTAHSEKERNSVQVRGRPCPQHSDGGPNREPGSQRWVCQQSPGWRADCKDLAQKLLFSEDSEEVDHAQRDPDNCRSNPSTVRILPSQENNQEAGSSDKHKVTRKHFPPNSDRCRSSTNADPALDLSTNYILFSPSRITAATKRAKLLQSLQNQSTSVLTAPSGLELSFLSDTLPEPGVALCAPGQQAEKLLLSSWGLPKPVLERYQKHGVTQMFEWQAQCLTVGRVLQGGNLVYSAPTSAGKTLVSELLILKRVLETRRKALFILPFVSVAKEKMHYLQSIFEEAGIRVEGYMGSTSAAGGFSELDVAVCTIEKANSLINKLIEEDNMGLLGMVVVDELHMVGDSGRGYLLELLLTKIRYIGQKQNTTGSLAKGVQIIGMSATLPNLSLLASWLGAELYQTEYRPVPLQEHLKVGSDIIDKSLSVVQQFKPTLSVKGDDDHIVSLCYETVREGHSVLLFCPSKNWCEKLSDIIAREFFKLRQQGLQGEADPQPVCLDQEGLVDVIAQLRRTPACLDPILQRTVPWGVAFHHAGLTFDERDVLEGAFRRGLVRVLAATSTLSSGVNLPARRVIIRTPTFNGHLLDPLTYKQMAGRAGRKGVDTVGESFLVCKPTERQKGISLLNGSLQPISSCLVKSEGEGVTTSMLRALLEIIVGGVASTPQDVRLYASYSLLAASVKCDSGTGSDEKTSRGVIEACVEWLIENEFISFQRDGQDERYRPTQLGSATLSSSLSPPEALGIFADLQRAMKGFVLENDLHILYLITPLYAEWTTIDWYQFFCLWEQLPSSMKRVAELVGVQEGFLARSVSGKLVAKTEKQHRQMAVHKRFFTTLVLQDLVSEVPLGAVSSKYSCSRGQLQSLQQSASTYAGMVTVFCKHLGWHNMELLLSQYQTRLSFGVQKELVDLVRVSLLNATRARALYVQGLCTVAELARASVADVEKALRNAVPFKSSKRAVDESEMEAVERRSLRCVWVTGGQALTEQEAAVEIVSEARLLLQGDLAQLGVKWDPGALPPSKSSPDDPDLGISPVFCIGPREARTDRTEEHQKRNQKSKVSEKLRDEVRKDVKRQMKRIDADTRNLNMTEAEIRQTVCEDLMERHKESTEVMMNKSAVNNKGSQAKGRSEQECKQITSKEGETRERPGKHQPIAAERTLTQELAEIISSPLPQMLPQPQLVASPVSPPRFRAPISRLEQQQNVSANGERLTKLTVSPLHPGRLKHSRALSKVLQSIKTQNSLQDISEPVGRSQSVTRVISSSEHPPPVAQVPLTPPPPPTEVTNSPQTVTDPMSGPDAKRRRVDHREVANFSSPELYAGNKTDEEGEEQINLDGQSFGDSFDLDTQTERIMAQQSYRDGAKDQLVETQKDTEDETMDAALEPAKTMGERSGLEGLHVASPRFDASFTESQLELILNTSHQISLRPVKDQDKDEDAHQTESPNGSSSFLFDSMFDSPVLEALGPHQRPDQPEDDESSSQRDAVHGSLPSTQQRRRSELLANQEAEEQEAVRWGESFFNLSEWGDSLLVGEHFLERHSLLGDTERELQEAKEDQDLCGEQLLISPFGHSRIQPPLRFTHLKEGVTDRADNDQVLGEKIFNDEDLEPIEEKEEISHKEGEIAMQLEKEANKEEDTLEEMDLSSNRSQKDFYCSPGLQEIFDRWPSMSDQSGSTNRQTQAAVAAAEKPQPEMQLDRKRKISHQSDAAKNGFQHGRSSTSENTPERPGSAGDLIPPTQEKPPVTPRVKLTTLAVQSPVTTQPRKQSGPSDPVQEKPAARKLPTHQTAQTGNNNQLSEGVLASACKQEAEMVTKANSATSSSLKTKPLPRVNQNLYLPMEGAPPPHLHLQAPTDAEHHASLDGFSLQLSQDASLCCSNSELFSIIDVASDKRLFYTFVKEWKTKERFSVALACEKREPRHQPEGELGGKHNRAHQRLNAADGFPVRGNEELVLIGLSICWGAKDAYYLSLQQEQSKGLSSSLAPPPLDNDLTVSERLEQVKDCLNRQSAGHKLHVVVTYDIIKVYKTLALSCGLSLDGSCEDPKVACWLLDPGSEERTLPNMVTVYCPEDVPLLDGLGNTHSYCPRVRAATQCVLTHTVMTHLTGLLEKDKTLDLFRKIEMPSQVCLALLELNGIGFSVEECERQKHVMQAKLSALETEAYSLAGHSFSLTSVDDIAQVLFLELHLPPNGEVGGSRSKKTLGYTRRGGGRFRLGKQFSTTKDVLEKLRLLHPLPGVVLEWRRITNALTKVVFPLQRERQYHQTLEMNRIYPVTQTHTATGRVSFTEPNIQNVPKDFEIHMPTVVGESPPSQNALQVTRKPGRKRRSAASAVTAGPAEQGPAFSVSMRHAFIPFRGGMILAADYSQLELRVLAHLSKDQRLLQVLNGGADVFRCIAAEWKSVDPDSVQDSLRQQAKQICYGIIYGMGAKSLGEQMGVEEEDAACYIESFKARYKGINTFLKQTVKNCVKDGYVRTLMGRRRHLAGIASTNSHIKAHAERQAVNTTVQGSAADIVKLATVNIQKRLRQTYPAEPLSHRHTAAQNQSRAGRSQLRGAYFVLQLHDELIYETTEEDLIQVAQIVKREMETAAKLYVQLKAKVKVGPSWGNLQDLDV, from the exons ATGACCTCGGGTCCTCAAAAGAAGAAAATTTACTTGGGGCAGCATCAGATCAAAAAGAAGACAAG CATCTTAGGCAACAATGAGGCATCAGATGGAGAGAAGTTGCAGAAAACGTGCTATCTGCCAGACAAAACAAATAAATCACACATCAGCAGAAATTCCTTCACG GGTGGAAGGCCTGCGGTGGAGTTTGGGGAATCCACTTTGGCTATTGATGAAGAGCTGATGCAGGTTCTGGATGCTGTCGATCATTCAACCGCTGTTAAAAACAAGGCTTGTTCAGTAAATAGACACGATGTGGAAGAACCGGCAGCAACATCAGCTGTTTGTGATCTTCCACAACCCCAAGCACCGACTGCACACAGCGAAAAGGAGAGAAACTCAGTACAGGTGAGAGGCAGGCCATGTCCCCAGCATTCAGACGGTGGACCAAACAGAGAGCCTGGTTCTCAGCGGTGGGTCTGTCAGCAGTCACCAGGATGGAGAGCTGACTGCAAAGACCTTGCTCAGAAGCTTCTCTTCAGTGAGGACTCTGAGGAAGTGGATCATGCTCAGAGGGACCCAGACAACTGCCGTTCCAACCCTTCTACTGTTAGAATTCTTCCTTCTCAAGAAAACAACCAGGAAGCAGGCAGCTCCGACAA GCATAAGGTCACAAGAAAACATTTTCCTCCCAACAGTGACAGATGCAGATCGAGTACGAATGCTGATCCAGCTCTGGATTTATCTACAAACTATATCTTATTTAGCCCCTCTCGAATCACAGCAGCCACAAAGAGGGCCAAACTCCTGCAGTCATTACAGAACCAGTCTACTTCAGTGCTCACCGCCCCCAGCGGCTTGGAGCTCAGCTTTCTCAGTGACACATTACCTGAACCAG GCGTTGCCTTGTGTGCTCCTGGTCAGCAGGCTGAAAAGCTGCTCCTGTCCAGCTGGGGTTTACCGAAACCAGTTCTAGAGCGCTACCAGAAACATGGAGTCACTCAGATGTTTGAGTGGCAGGCTCAGTGCCTCACTGTGGGGCGGGTCCTGCAGGGGGGCAACCTGGTGTACTCTG caCCGACTAGTGCTGGCAAAACTCTGGTGTCAGAGCTGCTCATTCTGAAGCGGGTGTTGGAAACCAGAAGGAAAGCACTTTTCATCCTGCCGTTTGTTTCTGTGGCTAAAGAGAAGATGCACTACCTGCAG AGCATATTTGAAGAGGCCGGCATCAGAGTGGAGGGCTACATGGGAagcacatcagctgctggaggtttctcAGAGCTGGATGTGGCTGTCTGCACTATAGAAAAAGCAAACTCTTTAATAAATAAGCTCATTGAAGAAGACAACATGGGTCTCCTAG GTATGGTGGTGGTGGATGAGTTGCACATGGTTGGAGATTCTGGACGAGGATACTTGCTGGAATTGCTCTTAACCAAAATCCGCTATATCGGACAGAAGCAGAACACCACAGG ATCTCTTGCCAAGGGTGTGCAGATAATAGGTATGAGTGCCACGTTGCCTAACCTGTCTCTCCTGGCCAGCTGGTTAGGCGCAGAGCTTTACCAGACAGAATACAGACCTGTACCTCTGCAGGAACACCTCAAAGTGGGCAGCGACATCATTGACAAGAGCTTGTCTGTGGTGCAGCAGTTCAAGCCGACTCTCAGTGTTAAG GGTGACGATGACCACATTGTGAGTTTGTGTTATGAGACCGTGAGAGAAGGCCACTCTGTGCTGCTGTTCTGCCCCTCAAAGAACTGGTGTGAAAAACTGTCAGACATCATCGCCAGAGAGTTCTTCAAACTCAGACAACAGG GTCTCCAGGGTGAAGCTGATCCCCAGCCGGTGTGTCTGGACCAGGAGGGCCTGGTGGATGTTATAGCTCAGTTGAGGAGAACTCCAGCATGTTTAGACCCCATCCTGCAGCGCACCGTGCCCTGGGGGGTGGCCTTCCACCATGCTG GTTTGACGTTTGACGAGCGAGACGTGTTGGAGGGAGCTTTCCGTCGGGGTTTGGTACGGGTCTTGGCTGCCACATCCACCCTCTCCTCAGGGGTTAATCTTCCAGCTCGCAGGGTCATCATACGAACTCCGACGTTTAACGGACACCTGCTGGACCCACTCACTTACAAACAGATGGCTGGACGAGCAGGAAGAAAAGGAGTGGACACCGTAG GTGAGAGTTTTCTGGTGTGTAAGCCGACAGAGCGTCAGAAAGGTATTAGCCTTCTTAATGGGTCTCTGCAGCCAATCAGCAGCTGCCTAGTGAAAAGCGAAGGTGAAGGTGTAACCACCAGCATGCTGAGAGCTCTCCTGGAG ATCATTGTTGGCGGCGTGGCTAGCACTCCTCAGGATGTGAGGCTTTACGCATCATATTCACTTCTAGCTGCCAGTGTGAAATGTGACAGCGGGACAGGATCGGATGAAAAAACCAGCAGAGGAGTTATTGAGGCCTGTGTTGAATGGCTGATAGAAAATGAATTCATTAGTTTTCAGAGGGATGGACAAG ATGAGCGGTATCGTCCAACCCAGCTTGGTTCTGCCACCCTTTCATCCTCACTTTCCCCTCCAGAGGCTCTGGGAATATTTGCAGATCTCCAGCGGGCCATGAAGGGCTTTGTACTTGAAAATGATCTGCACATTCTGTATCTG ATCACCCCACTGTATGCGGAGTGGACCACCATAGACTGGTACCAGTTCTTCTGTTTGTGGGAGCAGCTGCCGTCTTCGATGAAGAGAGTGGCCGAGCTGGTTGGAGTCCAGGAGGGTTTTCTGGCTCGATCTGTCAGTGGAAAACTCGTTGCCAAGACGGAGAAGCAGCACAGACAGATGGCTGTTCATAAACG GTTCTTCACGACGCTCGTACTGCAGGATCTGGTCAGTGAGGTGCCTTTGGGAGCTGTTTCTTCTAAATACAGCTGCAGCCGCGGGCAGCTACAGTCTCTGCAGCAGTCTGCTTCTACATACGCAG GTATGGTGACTGTGTTCTGCAAACATCTGGGTTGGCACAACATGGAACTGCTGCTGTCCCAGTACCAGACCCGGCTGAGCTTTGGAGTCCAGAAGGAACTTGTGGATCTGGTCAGGGTTTCCCTTCTCAATGCAACACGAGCCAGGGCACTCTACGTTCAAGGCCTGTGTACTGTTGCTGAACTCGCCCGGGCGTCTGTAGCTGACGTAGAGAAGGCCCTGAGGAACGCAGTCCCATTCAAGAG CTCCAAGCGTGCGGTCGACGAGAGTGAGATGGAGGCGGTGGAGAGACGAAGCTTGCGCTGCGTGTGGGTCACGGGGGGGCAGGCCCTGACGGAACAGGAAGCAGCTGTTGAGATTGTGTCGGAGGCAAGACTCCTGCTTCAAGGAGACCTGGCTCAGCTTGGAGTTAAGTGGGATCCAGGAGCACTTCCTCCGTCCAAATCCAGCCCTGATGATCCAGACTTGGGTATCTCACCTGTCTTCTGTATTGGTCCACGTGAAGCACGGACAGACAGGACCGAGGAGCATCAAAAGAGGAATCAGAAAAGCAAAGTCTCTGAAAAGCTCAGAGATGAGGTCAGAAAAGATGTTAAACGTCAGATGAAGAGGATTGATGCCGACACAAGAAATCTAAACATGACTGAAGCAGAAATCAGACAAACCGTTTGTGAAGATCTGATGGAAAGACACAAAGAAAGCACGGAGGTAATGATGAATAAATCAGCTGTAAATAATAAAGGAAGCCAAGCTAAAGGACGGTCAGAACAAGAGTGCAAACAAATCACATCGAAGGAAGGAGAGACCAGAGAAAGACCAGGGAAGCATCAGCCTATTGCTGCTGAGAGGACCTTAACGCAAGAGTTAGCTGAGATTATATCCAGTCCTCTACCTCAAATGCTGCCACAGCCTCAGCTCGTAGCATCTCCGGTGTCTCCTCCACGTTTCAGAGCCCCGATATCACGTCTAGAGCAGCAACAAAACGTTTCTGCAAACGGAGAGCGCCTCACAAAACTCACTGTATCGCCTCTACACCCGGGAAGGCTGAAACATTCCAGAGCATTAAGCAAAGTCCTTCAGTctataaaaacacaaaacagtctgcaagatatctcagaaCCCGTCGGAAGATCACAATCAGTAACCAGAGTGATTTCTTCCTCTGAACATCCACCACCTGTAGCTCAGGTGCCCttaactcctcctcctcctcctacagaAGTAACAAACTCTCCTCAAACCGTCACAGATCCCATGTCGGGTCCTGATGCCAAACGGAGAAGGGTTGACCACAGAGAGGTCGCTAATTTTTCATCACCAGAGCTATACGCAGGAAATAAGACAGATGAAGAAGGTGAGGAACAAATCAATCTGGATGGACAAAGCTTTGGAGACAGCTTTGACCTAGACACTCAAACGGAAAGAATCATGGCTCAGCAGTCTTACAGAGATGGAGCTAAAGATCAGCTGGTGGAGACACAGAAGGACACAGAAGACGAAACAATGGATGCCGCCCTAGAGCCCGCAAAGACGATGGGTGAGAGAAGTGGGCTGGAAGGTCTTCATGTGGCGTCTCCCAGATTTGATGCTTCTTTCACAGagagccagctggagctcatcctcAACACCAGCCATCAG ATATCACTCAGGCCAGTCAAGGACCAAGATAAAGATGAAGATGCTCATCAAACTGAGAGTCCTAACGGAAGCAGCAGCTTCCTGTTTGACAGCATGTTCGACAGCCCTGTCCTGGAAGCGCTGGGCCCACACCAGAGGCCTGACCAACCAGAGGATGATGAATCTTCTAGCCAGAGAGATGCCGTTCACGGTTCTCTTCCATCAACCCAGCAGAGACGACGCAGCGAGCTTCTCGCcaaccaggaggcagaagagcaggaagCGGTCCGGTGGGGAGAGTCCTTCTTTAACCTATCTGAATGGGGGGACTCGCTCTTGGTGGGTGAACACTTTTTGGAAAGGCATAGTTTGTTGGGAGACACGGAAAGAGAGCTGCAGGAAGCGAAGGAAGACCAGGACCTGTGTGGAGAACAGCTGTTGATTTCACCGTTTGGACACAGTCGAATACAGCCGCCGCTTCGTTTTACCCACCTAAAGGAGGGCGTCACGGACAGGGCCGACAACGATCAAGTCCTTGGTGAGAAAATATTTAACGATGAAGATCTAGAACCAATTGAAGAAAAAGAGGAAATAAGTCATAAGGAGGGTGAAATCGCAATGCAGCTTGAGAAGGAGGCGAACAAAGAGGAAGACACTTTAGAGGAAATGGATCTGAGTTCAAACCGATCTCAAAAGGATTTTTATTGCAGCCCAGGTTTACAAGAAATCTTTGATCGCTGGCCCAGTATGTCTGACCAGTCCGGCTCAACAAACCGTCAAACACAAGCTGCTGTTGCTGCCGCAGAGAAACCACAACCAGAGATGCAGCTAGACAGGAAAAGGAAAATATCACATCAGTCTGATGCTGCGAAGAATGGCTTCCAACATGGACGAAGCTCAACCAGCGAGAACACTCCAGAGAGACCAGGCTCTGCTGGTGACCTCATCCCACCAACCCAGGAGAAACCGCCGGTCACACCGAGAGTAAAACTGACTACTTTAGCGGTCCAGTCGCCTGTAACCACTCAGCCCCGTAAACAGTCAGGTCCCTCAGACCCTGTTCAAGAGAAACCAGCAGCCAGGAAGCTTCCCACACACCAAACCGCTCAAACAGGAAACAACAATCAGCTGTCAGAAGGCGTTTTGGCTTCTGCCTGTAAACAGGAAGCAGAAATGGTGACAAAAGCAAATTCTGCCACAAGTTCAAGTTTAAAAACGAAACCCCTGCCTCGGGTTAACCAGAACCTTTACCTCCCTATGGAGGGTGCACCCCCTCCCCACCTCCACCTACAGGCACCCACCGACGCAGAGCATCATGCCAGTCTTGATGGCTTCAGTCTTCAGCTCTCCCAGGATGCCTCGCTGTGCTGTAGCAACTCGGAGCTGTTCTCCATCATCGATGTGGCGAGTGATAAACGTCTGTTTTATACTTTTGTCAAAGAGTGGAAAACAAAGGAGAGGTTTTCTGTTGCTTTGGCCTGTGAgaagagagagcccagacaccagCCTGAGGGGGAACTTGGAGGGAAGCATAACAGAG CTCATCAGAGGCTGAATGCCGCTGATGGTTTTCCAGTAAGAGGCAATGAAGAGCTCGTTCTGATTGGACTCTCTATTTGCTGGGGAGCCAAGGATGCATATTATCTATCCTTGCAGCAGGAGCAGAGCAAAG GTCTGAGCTCCAGTCTGGCTCCTCCTCCACTGGATAATGATTTGACAGTCAGCGAAAGGCTGGAGCAGGTGAAAGACTGTCTCAACAGACAATCAGCTGGTCACAAATTGCATGTGGTGGTTACATATGACATTATCAAGGTGTACAAGACACTAGCGCTGAGCTGCGGCCTCAGCTTGGACGGAAGCTGTGAAGATCCAAAG GTGGcgtgctggctgctggaccctggcagtGAGGAGAGGACTCTTCCAAACATGGTGACGGTCTACTGTCCTGAAGATGTACCGCTGCTGGATGGTCTCGGTAACACGCATTCATACTGTCCTCGTGTCAGAGCGGCCACACAGTGTGTGCTCACACACACTGTGATGACGCATCTCACTGGCTTGCTGGAGAAAGATAAAACTCTAG atTTATTTAGGAAAATAGAGATGCCCTCTCAGGTGTGTTTAGCCTTGTTGGAGCTGAATGGAATTGGCTTCAGTGTGGAAGAGTGTGAGAggcaaaaacatgtgatgcaagCTAAACTCTCAGCTCTGGAGACTGAAGCTTACAGCCTGGCTGGACACAGCTTCTCCCTCACCAGTGTTGACGACATAGCACAG gTGTTGTTCTTGGAGCTCCACCTGCCTCCAAATGGTGAAGTAGGGGGATCGAGGAGTAAAAAGACTCTGGGTTACACCAGGAGAGGCGGTGGCAGATTTCGACTTGGGAAACAGTTCAGCACCACCAAG GATGTTCTGGAGAAACTTCGTCTCCTGCACCCGTTACCAGGTGTCGTTCTGGAGTGGAGACGGATCACGAACGCTTTGACCAAAGTGGTATTCCCACTGCAGAGGGAGAGGCAATATCATCAAACACTGGAAATGAACAGAATATATCCAGTCACCCAGACCCACACAGCCAcag GTCGAGTTAGCTTCACAGAGCCAAACATACAGAACGTCCCTAAAGACTTTGAGATTCACATGCCTACAGTGGTGGGTGAGAGCCCACCGTCACAAAACGCCCTCCAGGTGACCAGAAAACCAGG GAGGAAGAGGCGCTCTGCAGCTTCAGCAGTCACAGCCGGACCTGCAGAACAAGGCCCAGCCTTCTCTGTCAGCATGAGACATGCGTTCATACCTTTTCGAG GTGGGATGATTTTAGCAGCAGATTACTCCCAGTTAGAATTAAGAGTGCTGGCTCATCTCTCAAAGGACCAGCGCCTCCTGCAG GTGCTGAACGGAGGAGCAGACGTGTTTCGCTGCATCGCTGCGGAGTGGAAAAGCGTTGACCCAGATTCTGTTCAGGACAGTCTCAGACAACAAGCTAAACAG ATTTGTTACGGCATCATCTACGGAATGGGAGCAAAGTCTCTGGGGGAGCAGAtgggagtggaggaggaggacgCAGCCTGCTACATCGAGAGCTTTAAAGCCAGATACAAAG GGATAAATACTTTTCTCAAGCAGACTGTGAAGAACTGCGTAAAGGACGGCTACGTTCGGACGCTGATGGGCCGCAGGAGGCATTTAGCTGGAATCGCCAGCACCAACAGCCACATTAAAGCTCAT GCAGAGCGCCAGGCGGTGAACACCACGGTTCAGGGTTCAGCAGCTGACATTGTTAAGCTCGCTACTGTGAACATCCAGAAGCGGCTACGGCAGACGTATCCTGCAGAGCCGCTGTCTCACCGGCACACAG CAGCACAAAATCAGAGCAGAGCCGGGAGGTCGCAGCTCAGAGGAGCCTACTTTGTACTGCAGCTGCATGATGAGCTCATCTACgaaaccacagaagaagaccTCATACAG GTTGCACAGATAGTCAAGAGGGAGATGGAGACAGCGGCCAAACTGTACGTGCAGCTGAaagccaaggtcaaagtgggaccCAGCTGGGGGAACCTGCAGGACCTTGATGTATGA